In the genome of Trypanosoma brucei gambiense DAL972 chromosome 11, complete sequence, the window TCTCTGAGAAGCCTGTGGACTGGTGAAATATCTCTGCTTGGGAAGAAGAGAATGACCGGGGCCTCCAACTCTGGTAGTTTTTCCACCACTGCGTGGACGGCTGAAAGAGTCGGTAATGCGCAATGTCTTCGTGTGCTTCCTCACTCACGTTACACATGCGTATGTGGTTCAGCATGGGGTTATAGTTTTGTTGCAgttttattctttctttcttggtCTTATTGACGCCTACATAAGATCTAACTGGAAAATATGCACTGGGCATTACGCTGCAGTTCCTGCGCATGTATTTACATGTACCTTGCTACATGCCTCGCGTtaatttttcccctttaattCTGTCTCAATTATCTCCTTTAATGTCATTTGTATATAACGTGGTGCTAGGAGTAGTTCCCAGATTTGTCGGATACAACAGTACCACCAGGTGATCAAGATCAATGGCAGACGGTAAGGCAGAAAATGAGTTGATGGAAATTGAAGAAATCGCCGTTTCAGACGGAGGGGCCGCTCGCTTCGCACCAGTAGAAGTGAAGAGCGGTGAGGAAAAGTACAACATCGTTTGGGAGGAAACTGGGAAGCTTCTGCGCTTCGATGAGGGTGAGAATGCGTGGAAGGAGCGTGGGCAGGGCATGGCAAAGATACtacagaagaaggaagacaGTGGGGTGTACATGTTCGTATTCCGCCGTGAAGGTGTTGGGAAGTTGGCGGCCCAGCACTACTTACTTCGTGGCATGACGATTAAGGTGCATCCACAGAGCGAAAAGGCACTTCTGTGGACGGCGTTCAAGGACTacagtgatgatgaggagggCTTCCCCGAGAGGTTTGTGCTTCGGTTCGCCTCGAAAGAATTAGCTGATAGCGGGTTGAAGGCGTTCAACGATGCCCTTTCCAAAACCACCACATAGATTGCATCCCTcgtgtttgttgtttcgctTGGTTTTGAATgtgatgtgcgtgtgtgcacTGTTGAaatctccctttttttatgtaCGTCCACTTCCTCATTCTCATCTCTCCTCCTATTTGTAACGAGCTTCCTcgttactttcttttctcttaaCTCTTCGTTTTCTCGTCGGAACTTCGGCATATGTGACGGTGGAATTATCCACGTCGCGTTGGTCTTGAGGGGccgaaggaagggggagggagtgGTTCATTGTGTCgtctgtttgtgtgtgtgtgtgtgtgtgtgtgtgtggagggggTGGGGAAGGGTGGGTGACGGTCAATGGCGATATCAAGAGGAGAAAGCAACGCACTTTGCAGCTGATGTTGTCGTTACGGTCACGGCAACCATTTGCGACTTCCCCCATCCCTCCCATGAATTTATCACTATACAGTGACTCCTTGTTGGAGAAGAGGCTAAATAATGGTAGTCGGtgggtgagtgtgtgtggacATGTGAAAATAGGtatgagagaaaagggaaagaagagaggtAACCGCaaaaggggagaggaggaggaaaaactcTAAGCAACGTAATAAACTGTGTAAGTGATGCGGTGGGGGTAACTACATACAACTGCTGACGGTTTGGTGCTACAGGTACATAAGTGTGCGTTCGTTGGGGGACACTCTTTCGCGTGTGTTTtgtattgttattttcagTGACTACTTTGCTTCTGACGCatgatattttattttttcttcgtttatTCCGGTGGTTTTCTTTGTACTTACGCTCGGGACTGCCTCGCGCGCACCGCAGGCAAATCACCAAGCCTGTGTCTGTAGAGTACGGAACCCACGTCAGCTGCgagaaagcagcaaaataagcaaaaagagGGATATCCCAGTTGAAGAGGGGATTAGAAAAGAGTTTAATAGCATTCCTTCTAACTTCACCGGAGATTTACCATGGATGGTCTCAGCACACAATACTTGCAGATGGCGAACGGCCCGCAGAGCCAGATGCATGATCCGGTATCTGTGGTGAATTTCGTAGACCAAATGCAACTTGCTTTTGAGAGAAGCACGGCCCCGCGTAAGAACTTCCTCCTTGACAGCACAACGCCTCGTGGTGATGCTATCATTACTGAAGTTTCTGCAATGAAGCCAGGGAACGGATGGGTCACACTGCAGGTAACCGAGGGAATTAGGCGTGGTGTGCACGAATGGGGTGTAACCATTGAAAACCAGGGCGAGACCACAGACGGAAGTGGGCTCATGCTTGGAATAGTTCCCAAAAGCTTCTCAAAGTATGATTCCTTCATTTCACAAGGTGGTGGCTGGTGTCTAAGCCGCGCCGGAAAGTTTTACGGCCATTGGAGGAGGCACGAGGCGAACGCAAGCGTTACTTTTGGTACAGGTGACCGTGTCATTTTTATTCTGGATTACGAAGCGGCACGCATGACGGTGCGGGTGGGCGATAAGTACGTTGTGGGTGAGATTAGCAACATTGCTCCCGAGGTGTTCCCGGCGGTATCCCTGCATTATCGGCACCAGTTTGTGCGGTTTGAGTACCGCAAGGTGCATGATCGGCAGTCAAAGAAACTGAATTGGATAGAGAGACTTGCATTCCCTCACGCAACGGTGTTCCTACCACTGACAAGGCAGCAATTAGAAGATGTACCACTAGGTTCATACGTTTTTAGTCCGCTATTCGCCGAGGGGCAGGGATGTGCGCCGCCGCGGAAAAGGCAGGGAGAGCATGGGCCAGCAACTTGCGAATCTCTTGACACTGAGGAAAGGGGAGCGAAGTTGCATTGCGATTACGAGGCTCACAGCGCTGCAAAGGCACGGTTGACTGTTGTTCTTCGCGCCATACAAGCAGTGAGACGCTACTGTACGAACGGTGTTGTGGCGGCGCACACTTTTCTTGACCGAAACGTAACGGCAGAAATGCTGCGAAGTCAACGACACGCCTTAGCAACTCGCGGGTCCGATCGGCGCGGCGGAGGGGACGCCGCAGTGGACTGCGGGGCGTTAATACTTATCCACATGTTTTCGCACTCCAGCATGACAGTCACTGGTGTTACTATGTTACCGGTGCTGCGTAGTTTGCAAGAGTACCTTCGTAGTGTTGACCTCTTTAGCCTCAGTGAAGCATCTGTTGGTTGCACTAACGCGGGGACGGTCGTTTCTCCAGACGTTGTGCGGATGGCAGCAGATAACGTAGCTGGGCTCATTGACCGCGCTCGTAGGAATGAGTGTGATAGCAGCAATGATACGGCTGTCAGTGGTATGGGTAGCACAGATGCTGGCATCAGTTTGGTTCCCGGTTTGACGGAACTCCTTGTACTGGTGGCACTGCAGTGTGGTACGGTGTGTGAAGTACTCCGTGCCGTCAGGGTGCTGCTGCGCGCACCCACAAGTGATGTTTCACCCGAGATGCTCACTTGGTTGCGGTTGAATAAGGCAGCGCTCACACCGAAATGTTACCTACCTAAACTTCACGAAGCCTATGATGCTATTGAAGAGGATATGGAGCATGTTACGCCCTTCGCTCCTACCATAGAGGTTAAGGTTGTTTCAGTAGGTTATCATCGTGGAGCAATATACGTTCATACAGCTGACACCCTCCGTAGGTGGGGTGTTTTTGTTGGGGCATACACACCAACATCCACGACAACCGAACCTAGGAACTGCTGCCTCAACTGTACCAGCTCCAGTATCGCTTTTATGAAGGACGAAGGGGTCATATTCCACACTGATCGTATGGCGGGCGCCGGCATTGCTGTGGTGGTGTATTCTTCATCACTTGAGATCCAGCAAACGGTGATGC includes:
- a CDS encoding Ran-binding protein 1, putative, with protein sequence MADGKAENELMEIEEIAVSDGGAARFAPVEVKSGEEKYNIVWEETGKLLRFDEGENAWKERGQGMAKILQKKEDSGVYMFVFRREGVGKLAAQHYLLRGMTIKVHPQSEKALLWTAFKDYSDDEEGFPERFVLRFASKELADSGLKAFNDALSKTTT